The following proteins are co-located in the Primulina tabacum isolate GXHZ01 chromosome 11, ASM2559414v2, whole genome shotgun sequence genome:
- the LOC142519834 gene encoding F-box/kelch-repeat protein At3g06240-like: MAEEPLSKDLLMEVLIRLPVRSIITFKCVSKTWCDLIKNPVFIQGHQKRKDKERVLLVKQYSSPQNGDGEEFSFSDLSIPISDDFYGHLHMISQNLPPKSGGGETFSSHDQEFPEPEDLVSLNLSISILNSLNIPWHRHSNIPIHGPCNGIVCITFEKTVFLCNPALREFKLLPPPGFPEGYIPFPFQHGFGFDPITGAYKVIQISDMRHEVPKQAEFWHRPKMNSLRIDLYNSASDSWKQIHGVKLPNLSYLPGHELLYNGAIHWSIIAADSFPCILCFDVSTETFRQLEFHDNFCPSERDLRLMEFNERLAVVRYSSDQWIEPRKIEIWVMTEYGEKGSWTKQFVIPPYCDICPFTFLKNELVLVESGNGRSASCELHENQFKGFQFYGAHRSMTAVFYNESLISLNEIIASDRRDE, from the coding sequence ATGGCAGAAGAACCGCTATCGAAGGATTTGCTCATGGAAGTGTTAATACGTCTCCCGGTGAGATCCATAATAACATTCAAGTGTGTTTCCAAAACTTGGTGTGATTTGATCAAGAATCCTGTATTCATCCAGGGACACCAAAAACGTAAGGACAAAGAGAGGGTGCTGCTTGTCAAACAATACTCGTCACCACAAAATGGAGATGGTGAGGAGTTCTCCTTTTCCGACCTATCGATTCCAATTTCGGATGATTTCTACGGTCATCTGCATATGATAAGTCAAAATTTGCCACCAAAAAGTGGAGGAGGTGAAACTTTCTCTTCTCACGATCAGGAGTTCCCCGAACCAGAAGATTTGGTCTCACTCAATCTGTCGATTTCGATTCTGAATAGTTTGAATATTCCTTGGCACCGGCACTCAAACATCCCAATTCATGGCCCCTGCAATGGGATTGTTTGCATTACTTTTGAAAAAACTGTTTTCTTGTGTAATCCGGCATTGCGAGAATTCAAGCTGCTTCCCCCTCCGGGATTTCCTGAGGGTTATATCCCCTTTCCTTTCCAACATGGATTTGGGTTTGACCCAATTACTGGTGCTTACAAGGTTATCCAGATATCGGATATGAGACATGAGGTGCCAAAGCAAGCAGAATTCTGGCACCGTCCGAAGATGAATAGTTTAAGGATTGACTTATACAATTCAGCCTCCGACTCGTGGAAGCAAATTCATGGTGTAAAACTGCCTAATCTTAGTTATTTACCCGGTCATGAACTCTTGTATAATGGCGCGATACACTGGTCAATCATCGCTGCCGATAGTTTTCCATGCATTCTTTGTTTCGACGTGAGCACAGAGACTTTTCGACAGCTAGAGTTCCACGACAATTTCTGTCCATCTGAAAGGGACCTGAGGCTGATGGAGTTCAATGAAAGACTCGCGGTGGTTCGGTATTCATCAGACCAGTGGATAGAACCACGCAAGATCGAGATTTGGGTGATGACGGAATACGGGGAGAAAGGATCATGGACGAAACAGTTTGTTATCCCCCCTTATTGTGATATCTGCCCTTTTACGTTTTTGAAGAATGAGTTGGTTCTGGTTGAATCTGGCAATGGCCGGTCGGCATCTTGTGAACTCCATGAAAACCAGTTCAAGGGGTTTCAGTTCTACGGAGCTCATCGTTCCATGACCGCGGTTTTTTACAACGAGAGTTTGATTAGTTTGAATGAAATAATTGCAAGTGATCGCCGTGACGAGTGA